The genomic segment TGTCGCCGGCGATGGCGGCCGCGCAGCATACGACTGCTCCGATCAAGATGGCTGTAGCGGCCGCGGCTGTGGCGCGTTCGGCATTTACCTGAAAGTCGATCTGACCACCCAGCAGCACCAGTAGCAGCAGCGAAGCGGTCAAGATCGTGGCGATCGTCACGCCGGAGATGGGGTTGTTTGAAGAGCCTACCAGACCCGCCATGTAGCCGGCTACCGACGCAAACAGAAAACCAGCGACGAGCGCAAACAGGACCCCGAAGGCTATGGTGGTCACGTAGGTGCCGTCCGAAGCCCCCAGGTGTGGCTGATCGATCACGTGCAGAAAGACGAACACCAGCGGTAAAGCCATGGCCAGCGTACCGGCCAGTACGAAGTGGATAGGGGTGTCACGCTCAGTACGCGGGATGGCTACCTGGTGGCCCTGTCGAGCTTCGCGGACGGCCTGCCAGGAGGCCCGCACGCCATCACGGATCGGACGTATGAGCGACAGCAACGCCCACAGGCCGCCGACCGCCATAGCGCCTACGCCCAGGTAGCGAATCTTGGTACTCCAGATCTGCAGCGCTGCTGCATAGCCTTCGGTCCCTTCGGGCAGTCCGTGCAGTGCCGTGTAGATAGGAATACCGAAAAGCCATGAGATCAGGCCACCGGCGAAGACGAGCGTTGCGATGCGCAGGCCAACGATATAGCCCACACCCAATAGTGCCACGCCCAGCTCGCTACCAAAGCCGAACAGAGCCCGCCCTATCTGCACGGCGCCGTCCACGGTCCCTGCCAGCACCCGAAAGCCCGTCTGGGCCAGCTTGACCAGGCCGCCTGCAACGGCGGCCATGGCAATATAGCGTACGCCCCGGCCGCCTTCGTCCCCCGCAATGAGCACCTCGGCGGTGGCGATCCCTTCGGGAAAGCGAAGCCGCCCTTCGATGATGAGTGCCCGGCGCAGTGGAATCGTAAACAGTACCCCCAACACGCCACCGGCTGCCGCCACGGCCAGCGTGTCGAGATAGGGAAAGCCACGCCAGTAGCCCAATAGAATCAGCGCAGGCAGCGTAAAGATCACGCCGGCTGCCAGCGACTCGCCGGCCGAAGCGGCCGTCTGCACGATGTTGTTTTCCAGGATATTCGTGCGACGAAACAGCCGCAGCACGCCCATCGAGATGACGGCGGCTGGAATGGAAGCCGATACGGTCATGCCTACCTTGAGTCCCAGGTAGGCATTGGCCGCCGCCAGTACGGCCGCCAGCACTACGCCTAGGATCAGCGCTTTAACGGTAATTTCCGATAGCGACTGTTCAGGCGGAATGTACGGACCGGTCGAAACAGAAACGGGACGTTCCATACGCCTAACGGATCAGCATCATTTTATGGGTCTGCACGCCTTCGGGCGTTTTCAGACGTAAAAAATACGTACCGCTGGGTAAATCTGCAGCGTCGAAGGTAAGCGTGTATTGCCCGGCAGCCTGCACCGCGTCGATCAGCACGCGTACTTCGTGGCCCGAAAGGTCCCAGATGGACAGACGAACAGGCATTGAGGTATGCAACTCGTACTGAATAGTGGTGCGGCCCTGGAATGGATTCGGAAAGTTGCCCAGCAGCAGCGCGCGGCCCATCTGGACAGGCGCCAGCCCCAGCTTGAATACAGCGGAAGGATAGGGCACGTTGCCTTCAAGCACCTGTTGAATGCGATAGTAAAGCACGGGTACTGCTGGCGGCGACGGATCCTGGAATGTGTAGGGAAGCCCTTCGCAACGAGCTGGCAAGCGGGCAATAACCGTAAAATCACGGCCATCGGTAGAACGCTCGACCAGAAACGCGCGGGTCTGGCGGTCGGTGCAGGTCCAGTTTAGCAGGACGTGCCCATCGTCGGCGCGTAGCACCCTCAGATGTTGCAAGGGTTCAAAGAAAAAGAGGTCGGCCCGGCGACGTTGTAGCCCTTGAGGTAAATGCGGTAAGGCGGTTTCAAAATCCAATCGAAATCCGTCGGTCGGTGGATCGGCTCGCCGAAAGCGGCGGCGAATCTGTGCAGGTGACCAGGCATGACGATCCAGCACAAGAACGTCCAGATAGCCTTCGAAGCCCGTAGGTGTGGTTGGGGTAGCAGGTCGACCACCGAGGACCAGCGCACGTGGGGGATCGACCGGCGTGCGCGCTGTTGAAAAGAGCGAATCGACAGCCCAGGCGTTGAGGTAGAGCCGGCTCCACCCCGAGGAAGGATCGTGCGTGAGCGTTACATGGTGCCAGCTGCCGTCGGCAATCGGGCGTGGGGTGATCAGGGCCTGATGTTGGCCGGGACGTCCCCGGTAGACCCGTAGAAAGCCGGCTTCGTCCAGTACAAGTTCCAGGGGGTAACTCTGCTGTTCGTCGCCGCTCCAGGTGGAAAGTACCACCGCCTTGCGGGTGGTGCTTTTAAGCCAGAAGGCCAGCGTGAACGGATGCTGTAGATCCAGCCAGCGCCGCAACGTATCGGTTAGGGGGAGCGTCCAGGTACTGTGCTGCACGGCCAGCACATGATTCCGGGGGTTTTCCAGGTCGGCCGGTTGTACGAGGAGTGGCAGACGGTACATCCGCGTTGTGTGTGAAGGCGTAGAGGGAGCAGCGGCGTTGGCTGATTGGAGGGGAGCAAGTTGCCAGAATACTACTCCTGGATTTCCCGGCGTTACCTCAATGCAAAGTACCAGCGGGTCGGTAAGCGGACGGGCAGGTTGTAGCGCAAAGCGACCGGCTGCCAGCGTGTCGATCCGAAGCGCCATTGGAGGGCGGCCGGAACGCAGGGCCCAGGCGCGATGTACCGACCAGTCCGGTGGTACTGCCAACAACACCCCGTAGAAGGGGACCTCGCCTTGCCAGCGAGCAAACAGGTTGGCCGGCTGTTCGGCCAGCAGACGTTTGCCGCTCCAGAGCGTCTGCAATTGCGCCCGCACGGTGCCCGCCTGCAGGCAGAATACCAACCATGCGGTCTGCATCAAAACACGCACCCGCCTCTTCATGGAAGCACGCCGACGGAGCGGCGGTCTGGTAGCAGATACGTTACCCGTTGGAAAAGATAGGCGTGGACCCTTCTGCTGTCAAATAGGGTTGACAGCCAGGACGTGACCAACCATCCGGCTCCATTTTGTCATGCCTCGACGTTTACGTATCGGTTTGTTGACAGGCGGCGGCGATTGCCCGGGCATCAACGCCGTTATTCGGGCGGTCACCAAAAGTCTGATCCTGCAGGCAAACGCCGAAGTCATCGGTTTTGAAGATGGCTATGAAGGACTGATCGAGGGACGGTTTCGGCCACTTGAGTTTCAAGACGTCAGTGGCATTCTGACACGAGGGGGGACGATTCTTGGTACGAGTAATCGGGCCAATCCTTTCCGCTATTATCGCCGGGCGGAAGCGGATGTATCCGCTGAGGTGATCGCGCTATATCGGGAACTGGAGCTGGATGGCATTGTGGCCATTGGGGGCGATGGCACCATGAGCATTGCCCATGGCCTTTCGGAGCGAGGTCTGCGCTTCATCGGCGTGCCCAAAACGATCGACAACGATATCTGGGGTACGGAGCGTACCTTTGGTTTCGATACGGCTGTGCATATTGCTGCAGCGGCTATCGACCGACTGCACACGACAGCGCAGAGCCATCACCGCGTGATGATCTGCGAGACGATGGGACGCTATGCGGGCTGGATTGCACTCTATGCAGGTGTAGCAGCGGGTGCGGACGTAATCCTGATCCCGGAGCTGCCTTTCGACATAGAGATAGTAGCCGAAGTCTGTCGTGAGCGAGAAAGTGACGGCCGCCGCTTCACGATCATTGTGGTGGCCGAAGGCGCACGCCCTGAGGGCGGGACGTTCCATGTGCGGGAACACGTGCCCGAAAGCCCTGACCCGATCCGGCTGGGGGGGATCGGCTACGAGCTGGAGCGCCAGCTTCGGGGGCGACTACGCAGTGAAGTGCGCACCACCGTGCTGGGCCATGTGCAACGAGGAGGTACGCCTACGGCCTACGACCGCAATCTGGCTTCGGCTTTTGGCGCCTATGCAGCCGCTCTGGTACAGGCTGAACGATACGGATGCATGGTGGCGCTCCGCGAAGGCCGGCTGACGGTCGTGTCGCTGGCCGAGGTGGCCGGACGTACCCGCACTGTGCCGCTTGACGCCCCTATGGTGGGCGCTGCGCTGGCCGTGGGTACCTCGCTGGGGGTTCGAACGCTGGCCTCGCCGTTGAGGGGTACCCAGCCAACAACACCGCTGGCCTGACCGAGCAACCTTGACAAGCAGACGTTGCACCATGAAAGTCTATCTGACCGGAGCGACCGGGTTTGTCGGACGCTACGTGCTGCAGGCGCTACGAGCCGCGGGCCATCAGGTGCGCTGTCTGGTGCGGCGGCCCGATCAGAACCTTCCTCTGGAAGGCCCGGGGATAGAAAAAGTCGCCGGCGACCTGCTCCAACCTGAGACGTTCGCTGGCACGCTCGAGGGCTGTGAGGCCGTCGTGCATCTGGTAGGGATCATTGCCGAAAAGCCCCGGCAGGGTATCACGTTTGACGCCGTACACCGTCGCGGGACGCTCCACATTGTAGAAGCGGCCCGGCAGGCTGGCATTGAGCGCTTTATCCACATGAGCGCCAACGGCGCCCGCCCTGATGGCACGACAGCCTATCAGACCAGCAAGTGGGCCGCTGAAGCAATTGTACAACAGGCTGGTTTTTCGCACTGGACCATCTTTCGACCGTCGATCATCTTCGGTGACCCCCGAGGGGCCCCCCTGGAATTTGTTTCTCAGCTGGCCCGGCAGCTGGTCCGTCCCTTTCCGGTTCTTCCTGTATTCGGAGATGGACAGTATCGTTTGCAGCCAGTAGCCGTCGAAGTGGTGGCTGCCGCCTTTACGCAAGCACTGACGAAAGCCGAAGCGCGGGGACAGATCTACTGCGTGGCTGGTCCGATCGCGCTTACCTACAATGAAATTCTGGACATAATCGCGCGCGCACTCTATGGCCGAACCAAACCGAAACTGCATTTACCGCTTACCCCAGTACGCCTGCTGGTCGGTACCCTGGGACGCCTCGGGTTGCTGCCTATCACGCCAGCGCAACTGGCCATGCTGATTGAGGGTAACACGTGTGATCCGTCCGCATTATATCGGGACTTCGACGTACCGGAAGTGGCTTTTACGCCGGAGACGATCGCTTACGTGCGCCACCTCTCCTGAAGCCAGGACGGTACGGTCCGTAGATCAATCCGGCCAGGCCTGCACGGGCAGCGCGAAAGATAAGCAATGAGCTTTCGTCCGTTGTGAGGCGATTCTGCTGGCGGTCATGTTCGCCAGGGCACCTCTTTTCGTGAGAATGTGTGGGGCAAAGGCATGGCCAACGCAAGGGTATCAGGTCGAACGCCAAAACAACTACGGCAACGCTTACCTGGAAGGCGCAACGTCAACGGGCTCAGTTAGCTCGAGAAGATCCAGTGGAGTCGTGAGGCGGCGTGTTGAACAACGCGCGTGGTACGATGGTCCTTTGTATCTTGAGGCCGATTGTGCAAACGCGCTGTGCGACAAACACCCCTGAGGCAAAATGGCTGAACGCGTGGGTGCTTCCCGCAAAAAGCATATAGCGATTGCTGGCAATATTGGAGCCGGAAAAAGCTCACTGACCCGGGTGTTGAGCGAATACTTTCAATGGAAAGCTGTCTATGAGCGCGTTGATGACAATCCGTATCTATCCGACTTTTACAACGACATGCGCCGCTGGTCTTTTAATCTCCAGATTTTTTTCCTGTCCAGTCGCTTTCGTCAGCAGCGCCAGATCGAGGCATTGCCTCATTCCGTCGTGCAGGATCGGTCGATTTATGAAGATGCCGAGATCTTTGCTCGCAACCTGTATGAGATGGGGCTGATGTCACAGCGTGACTACGAAAACTATGTGGCCCTCTTTGAGATCATGACGTCGTTTTTGAAGCCCCCGCATCTATTAATTTACCTGCGGGCTTCGGTTCCTACACTGGTGCGGCACATCCAGGCACGCGGGCGACCATACGAAACGGCCATTCGGATCGAATACCTGGAGCGGCTCAACCGACACTACGAAGACTGGATCGCCCGTTATGATCTGGGACCCAAGATGATCATCGACGTAGATGAGCTGGATTTTGTGAACTCCGAGGAAGATCGACGCGAGGTAATCCGGCGTGTAGAAAGCCGTTTGTTCGGACTGTTCCCTGATGAGTAAGTGGTTGTCATGGATCGGGCTGGCGCTGATGGTGTTGCCGGCTATGGCGCAGGCACCGGCAGATACGACCAACGGACGGTTGCCCGTGGGGTTTGGATGGACGCGCTGGGGAACCGTCCTGAGCGATACGCTGCCGGCACGTCAGGCGCTGCTGCACGTGACGGATCTGCTGAGTCGCCAGGCGGGTACCTTTACCTATGCCTTCCGGCTATTGGGGTGGCCTGAGGGGTGGAGCCCGAACGGCCTGCCACCTCATCTGATCGGCCTGCGCCTGGACGGACGCCCTTTCAACGATCCTGTCACCGCTCGTCCGGTCTATGAACTCCTGCCGCTTTTTTTTCTGAGGCCTATCCGCACAGGGCCTGCCATTGATCATGCACCGATGGCTGTTTATGCAACCTTACGTCCTTACGGCACACTGCGTCCACTGACTGAGCTGCGCTATCGTACAGGGGGAGATGGCCTGCAGAGCATCATGGCCCTTCATGTGCAGAACCGAAGCCTGTCGTTTCGAGGACGACCGGGCCTGTTGCAGTTGCTTTTCGGCTACGGCGGTCATGCCATGGAGGGCGCCTATCCGGGAAGCCGTCTGCGACGAGGACGCCAGGTGGTGGCACGGCTACGTTATCAGCAGTACGAATGGGCCCTGGAAGTGATGAACCTGCACAATCGCATCCAGGTAGGGGCACACGGTGGCGTGTTGCCTCATCCAGGAGGGCCATTTGAAACCATTTATGAACCTTTCGGGGCCTCGGTCCGCTATCCGACAGCCCGACGCCAGACTATCCGCAATGATCTGACGCTGACGCTACGCTTGTATACCGGTCTGTCCGAAACACCACTGACGATCTCAGGCTACTGGACAGCCCAGACCTTTCGCTACCGCAATCCCGAACTGGATACGCTTGTCGCAAAGACAAACCGCTACGGCTTCTATCTGGAACAATCTCTGAGCGGTATTCTCTGGCGGTTGGAAGGGGCATGGGATCACCTGCGTCAGACCAACGCCTGGGCTGATACCGTGGCTACGGGACAGGCACGTGCACGCATCCGGCTGCTGGCTACCGACACGTTGTACTGGCGTACCTGGCACCTCGGCCTGAGCGGCCAGTTGTTCTGGCAGGAAGGACGGGGAGGGACGGACGCAACGCTGACGCTGGCCCGGTCGAAAGGACGCTTGCGACCTGTATTGCAGCTGGGCATGCATCATCCCGAAATTCCCTGGGTGTTTCAGACCGGCTGGGGGAAACTCCTGCAGCCGTGTACGAAATGCCGAGGAGGACGCATCGTACGACTACGACTTGGCCTTCAGGGAGCGGCCGGCGCTTTGACCGGAACGCTTGAAGGATTCGCTACCCGCTTGGAGGCAGTGCCCGATCTCTACGTCGTTGGGGCAAGCGATACGGTACAGGTGCAAACGCCCGCCGCAGCAGTCGTGCAGGGAGGGCTAACGTTCAGTATGGACTGGCGCCATACGGTCCGACGCGGCCTCTATGCCGGCGTGCAAGCAACGGCGTTTCAGACCTACAATGTAGACGCCTCGATGCTGCATCGCCGAATAGCCAGGGCACTGCCCGATCTACTGCTACAGACCCGCGTAGGGGTGCGGTTGCTTCTGTTTCAGGAACTGCATACAGACCTGTATCTACTGGGACGTTACTGGACGGCTTTTCAGAGTCGCATACTCCATGCGCCTACCGGGTTGCTTGCACTCCCTGAATCTAATGCGCGCCGTTTTGGGCCAGCAGGTACGCTGGACCTCTATATGGAAGCGACACTGCGCACGGCCAAGCTGTTTCTTGTCTGGGAAAACATCACCAGTGGCACTGCGCTGCAGCCTGGTGTGTTGCTGGTACCTGTCTATCCGCTGCCAGCTCGCCGCTTACGCTT from the Rhodothermus sp. genome contains:
- a CDS encoding oligopeptide transporter, OPT family, yielding MERPVSVSTGPYIPPEQSLSEITVKALILGVVLAAVLAAANAYLGLKVGMTVSASIPAAVISMGVLRLFRRTNILENNIVQTAASAGESLAAGVIFTLPALILLGYWRGFPYLDTLAVAAAGGVLGVLFTIPLRRALIIEGRLRFPEGIATAEVLIAGDEGGRGVRYIAMAAVAGGLVKLAQTGFRVLAGTVDGAVQIGRALFGFGSELGVALLGVGYIVGLRIATLVFAGGLISWLFGIPIYTALHGLPEGTEGYAAALQIWSTKIRYLGVGAMAVGGLWALLSLIRPIRDGVRASWQAVREARQGHQVAIPRTERDTPIHFVLAGTLAMALPLVFVFLHVIDQPHLGASDGTYVTTIAFGVLFALVAGFLFASVAGYMAGLVGSSNNPISGVTIATILTASLLLLVLLGGQIDFQVNAERATAAAATAILIGAVVCCAAAIAGDNMQDLKTGHLVGATPYKQQIMQMVGVLTGALVLAPVLELLFNAYGLGGVFPRPGMDPSQMLAAPQASLMQSVAEGVFARSLDWTIIGIGALIAVAIIVADQVLKARGSSFRMPVLAVAVGIYLPLELSVPIFVGGLVSYAAGRALGGREESSRGLLFASGLITGEALIGILLAIPFALAQSTDVLRLVPDSFAPVAHVLGVLVFLSFVYWLYRVARS
- a CDS encoding LamG-like jellyroll fold domain-containing protein, translating into MKRRVRVLMQTAWLVFCLQAGTVRAQLQTLWSGKRLLAEQPANLFARWQGEVPFYGVLLAVPPDWSVHRAWALRSGRPPMALRIDTLAAGRFALQPARPLTDPLVLCIEVTPGNPGVVFWQLAPLQSANAAAPSTPSHTTRMYRLPLLVQPADLENPRNHVLAVQHSTWTLPLTDTLRRWLDLQHPFTLAFWLKSTTRKAVVLSTWSGDEQQSYPLELVLDEAGFLRVYRGRPGQHQALITPRPIADGSWHHVTLTHDPSSGWSRLYLNAWAVDSLFSTARTPVDPPRALVLGGRPATPTTPTGFEGYLDVLVLDRHAWSPAQIRRRFRRADPPTDGFRLDFETALPHLPQGLQRRRADLFFFEPLQHLRVLRADDGHVLLNWTCTDRQTRAFLVERSTDGRDFTVIARLPARCEGLPYTFQDPSPPAVPVLYYRIQQVLEGNVPYPSAVFKLGLAPVQMGRALLLGNFPNPFQGRTTIQYELHTSMPVRLSIWDLSGHEVRVLIDAVQAAGQYTLTFDAADLPSGTYFLRLKTPEGVQTHKMMLIR
- a CDS encoding ATP-dependent 6-phosphofructokinase — its product is MPRRLRIGLLTGGGDCPGINAVIRAVTKSLILQANAEVIGFEDGYEGLIEGRFRPLEFQDVSGILTRGGTILGTSNRANPFRYYRRAEADVSAEVIALYRELELDGIVAIGGDGTMSIAHGLSERGLRFIGVPKTIDNDIWGTERTFGFDTAVHIAAAAIDRLHTTAQSHHRVMICETMGRYAGWIALYAGVAAGADVILIPELPFDIEIVAEVCRERESDGRRFTIIVVAEGARPEGGTFHVREHVPESPDPIRLGGIGYELERQLRGRLRSEVRTTVLGHVQRGGTPTAYDRNLASAFGAYAAALVQAERYGCMVALREGRLTVVSLAEVAGRTRTVPLDAPMVGAALAVGTSLGVRTLASPLRGTQPTTPLA
- a CDS encoding NAD(P)H-binding protein, whose translation is MKVYLTGATGFVGRYVLQALRAAGHQVRCLVRRPDQNLPLEGPGIEKVAGDLLQPETFAGTLEGCEAVVHLVGIIAEKPRQGITFDAVHRRGTLHIVEAARQAGIERFIHMSANGARPDGTTAYQTSKWAAEAIVQQAGFSHWTIFRPSIIFGDPRGAPLEFVSQLARQLVRPFPVLPVFGDGQYRLQPVAVEVVAAAFTQALTKAEARGQIYCVAGPIALTYNEILDIIARALYGRTKPKLHLPLTPVRLLVGTLGRLGLLPITPAQLAMLIEGNTCDPSALYRDFDVPEVAFTPETIAYVRHLS
- a CDS encoding deoxynucleoside kinase translates to MAERVGASRKKHIAIAGNIGAGKSSLTRVLSEYFQWKAVYERVDDNPYLSDFYNDMRRWSFNLQIFFLSSRFRQQRQIEALPHSVVQDRSIYEDAEIFARNLYEMGLMSQRDYENYVALFEIMTSFLKPPHLLIYLRASVPTLVRHIQARGRPYETAIRIEYLERLNRHYEDWIARYDLGPKMIIDVDELDFVNSEEDRREVIRRVESRLFGLFPDE
- a CDS encoding putative porin, producing MSKWLSWIGLALMVLPAMAQAPADTTNGRLPVGFGWTRWGTVLSDTLPARQALLHVTDLLSRQAGTFTYAFRLLGWPEGWSPNGLPPHLIGLRLDGRPFNDPVTARPVYELLPLFFLRPIRTGPAIDHAPMAVYATLRPYGTLRPLTELRYRTGGDGLQSIMALHVQNRSLSFRGRPGLLQLLFGYGGHAMEGAYPGSRLRRGRQVVARLRYQQYEWALEVMNLHNRIQVGAHGGVLPHPGGPFETIYEPFGASVRYPTARRQTIRNDLTLTLRLYTGLSETPLTISGYWTAQTFRYRNPELDTLVAKTNRYGFYLEQSLSGILWRLEGAWDHLRQTNAWADTVATGQARARIRLLATDTLYWRTWHLGLSGQLFWQEGRGGTDATLTLARSKGRLRPVLQLGMHHPEIPWVFQTGWGKLLQPCTKCRGGRIVRLRLGLQGAAGALTGTLEGFATRLEAVPDLYVVGASDTVQVQTPAAAVVQGGLTFSMDWRHTVRRGLYAGVQATAFQTYNVDASMLHRRIARALPDLLLQTRVGVRLLLFQELHTDLYLLGRYWTAFQSRILHAPTGLLALPESNARRFGPAGTLDLYMEATLRTAKLFLVWENITSGTALQPGVLLVPVYPLPARRLRFGVYWPIWD